In a genomic window of Rhinoderma darwinii isolate aRhiDar2 chromosome 10, aRhiDar2.hap1, whole genome shotgun sequence:
- the LOC142662580 gene encoding olfactory receptor 6N1-like, whose translation MGDLNGNLQSMYNNDSKIHVIILSGFPDLQHFRVFFFTIFLFIYLFIVFGNGLILLLILLEPSLQLPMYFFIGTLSCIEICYTAVTIPKILADLMAENKKTSFVGCLLQAYFLHVLGVAECYILTLMAYDRYLAICKPLRYSTIMTTGLFIKLVLVCLLWSLNCPVFEMILISRLPFCGPNQIENVFCDFPPLIDLACSDTRLLKMVESSFSSVNMLNFLCVVLSYLKIMFDVLKIKSKEGRQKAFSTCGTHLIVVVLFFGSIGFMYIRIAKSYSLDYNRAVGLTFAVFIPLTNPVIYGLRNQEIKKSCKKFLSCSRSTYS comes from the coding sequence GGAATTTGCAAAGTATGTACAACAATGACAGCAAAATCCATGTCATTATTTTATCTGGATTTCCAGACCTACAACATTTCAGAGTTTTTTTCTTCACAATTTTtctttttatctatttatttatagtTTTTGGCAATGGGCTGATATTACTTTTGATCTTGCTGGAGCCCAGTCTCCAGTTACCTATGTACTTCTTCATCGGGACTTTATCCTGTATAGAAATTTGTTACACAGCTGTCACTATCCCGAAAATATTGGCCGATCTAATGGCTGAGAATAAGAAGACATCTTTCGTTGGTTGCCTCTTACAAGCCTATTTCCTACATGTCCTGGGAGTTGCTGAATGTTATATACTCACATTAATGGCCTATGACCGGTATCTGGCCATCTGCAAGCCGTTACGATATTCCACCATTATGACTACTGGTCTTTTCATAAAATTAGTCCTTGTTTGTCTTCTCTGGTCATTAAATTGTCCAGTTTTTGAGATGATTTTAATTTCCCGTCTTCCTTTCTGTGGTCCAAATCAAATAGAGAATGTTTTCTGTGATTTTCCTCCTCTCATTGATTTAGCGTGTTCAGACACCAGATTACTTAAGATGGTGGAGTCCTCCTTCAGCTCAGTGAACATGCTGAATTTTTTATGTGTTGTTCTATCTTACTTGAAGATTATGTTTGATGTTCTAAAGATTAAGTCTAAAGAAGGACGTCAGAAGGCCTTTTCTACATGTGGAACTCATCTTATTGTTGTCGTCTTATTTTTTGGCAGCATTGGATTCATGTATATACGAATAGCCAAGTCCTATTCTCTAGACTATAACCGTGCTGTGGGTCTCACTTTTGCAGTCTTTATACCTTTAACTAACCCTGTCATATATGGCTTGAGGAACCAGGAAATTAAAAAATCTTGTAAAAAATTTTTAAGTTGCTCTCGCTCAACATATAGTTGA